The window CAGATCTACACGCGCTCGCTGATCGAGTCGAACATCGACGCGATGGTGACGACCGACGCGCTGGGCGTGATCAGCGACGTCAATCAGCAGATGGAGATCCTGACCGGCTGCACGCGCGAGGAGCTGATCGGCACGCCGTGCCGGAACTATGTCACTGAACCGGCGCGGGCCGACGAGGCGATCCGGCTGGTGCTGCAGGAAGGGCGCGTGACCAACTATGAACTCACGGTGCGGAACAAGGATGGCAACCAGACCGTCGTGAGCTACAACGCGACGACCTTTACCGACCAGTCCGGCGAGCTGCGCGGCGTGTTCGCCGCCGCGCGCGACGTCACCGAGCGCACCATCTTCGAGCAGGCGCTGCAGGAAAAGAACCTCGAGCTGGAAAACGCCAACCTCGCCAAGGACCGCTTCCTTGCGAGCATCAGCCACGAGTTGCGCACACCGCTCAACGCGATCATCGGCTACACGGGCACGCTGCTGATGGAACTGCCGGGACCGCTCACCGAGGAACAGCAGACGCAGCTCAGCACCGTCGAGACGAGCGCGCAGCACCTGCTGTCGCTGATCAACGACCTGCTCGACCTCGCGAAGATCGAGTCCGGCAAGGTGGAACTCCACCCGACCCCGGTGGTCTGCCAGGAAGTGGTGAACGAGGTCGCCGCCGCGCTCGCACCGCTCGCCGAGAGCCGGGGTATCCGCTTTGCGGTCAAGCAGCCGCGACGGCGCGTGGTGGTGCATACCGATCGGCGGGCCTTCAGCCAGATCCTGATCAACTTCGCGAACAACGCGGTCAAGTTCACCGAACGCGGCAGCGTGCGCATCGAAGTGGCTGAATGCGAGGAGAATGGACAGGCGATGGCCAAAGTCGATGTCGTCGATACCGGGGTGGGTATCCGGCCCGAGGATCAGGCCAAGCTCTTCCAGGCGTTCCAGCAGGTCGGCACCGTGCATCGCGAGGAAGGCACGGGACTCGGGCTGCACCTGTGCCAGCGCCTGGCCGGTCTGATCGGGGCGCATATCGAATTCGCGAGCGAGTACGGCCGCGGCAGCCGCTTCACCTTGTACCTGCCGCTGCAGCAGGCAGCTGGCGGAGCCGAGCCGGCGAGGGTGCGCGGCGGCCGGCGGGTGCGGCATCCGGTGGCCATCGCGGCGAGTCCCGCGCACGAGTGAGTGAGCGCCATGGGGGCACGCATCCTGGTCATCGAGGACAATGCGCCGAACCGCAACCTGATGAGCTATCTCATCACCGCCTTCGGCCACACGCCGATCACCGCCGAGAATGGCGTGTCCGGCATCGAGACCGCCGAGCGCGAGAAACCCGACCTGATCGTCTGCGATATCCAGATGCCCGGTATCGACGGCTACGAGGTCGCGCGCCGCCTCAAGGGCGACCCGTGCCTCGAACCGATTCCGCTGGTGGCGGTGACCGCGTATGCGATGGTCGGCGACCAGGAACGGGTGCTCGCCGCCGGCTTCGACGGCTACATCCCGAAACCGATCGTGCCGCGCGCCTTCGTCGGTCAGCTCGAAGTCTTCCTGCACCGCAGGCGCCGGACGGGCAACGGACGCAAGGCGCCGGCCCCGCCCGGCGACGGTCCATGAGCAAGATCCTGGTCGTCGACGACCGCCCCACGAACCGGCAGTTTCTCGTGACCCTGCTCGGCTACGCCGGCCACCGCCTGCTGGAGGCCGCCGACGGCCTGCAGGGACTCGAACTGGTGCGTGCCGAGCGGCCCGACCTGGTGATCAGCGACATCCTGATGCCCGGCATGGACGGCTGCACGATGGTGGAGCACATGCACGACGATCCCGCGCTGTGCGGCATTCCGGTGATCTTCTATACCGCGACCTACCGCCTCGGCGAGGCCCGGACGCTCGCGCGGGGGGTAGGCGCCGCACGCGTGCTGTCGAAACCGAGCCGGCCGCAGGAGATTCTCGACGCCGTCGCCGATGCGCTCGCTGCGGAGGCTGCGCCGTCGGCCGAATCCGTTGCCGCGGAGCCTGAATCCGCACCGGAAAGCAGACCCGAGTCCGACTCCGAGGCCGAGCAGCTGCTCAATCTCGAAGGCGTCAGCCTGCAACTCGCCGCGCTGCTCGAGCTCGGTTTCGATCTGGTGGCGGAACGCGATCCGCAGCAGCTGATGGAATTGTTCTGCCACGCCGCGCTCAAGCTGATGGGCGCCCGCCATGCCGTCGTCGCCGTTTTCGGACGGGATGCGGAGCGATTACGCCACTACGTTGCCAGCTCGGCCGACTCACCGCTGCCCGCGGGCCTCGTGCAGCCGCCGGTCGCGCCTGCGGCGTTGCTCGCGCGCCTGATGCAGGACAAGCGCCCGGTGCGGCTCGCCGATCCCGCCGAGATCGCGGCCGGCCTGCCGCCCAACCATCCGCCCCTTGCCGCCTTCCTCGGCGTGCCCCTGGTGTCGACGCGCAGGCGCTACGGCTGGCTGTATTTCGGCGACAAGCTCGGTGCGGCGGCCTTTGGCGAAGGCGACGAGCGCACCGCGCTGACGCTGGCGGCGCAGGCCATCATCGGCTATGAGAACGCGCAGATGTATGCGCTGCTCGAGCGGCACGCCGCGAAGCTGCAGCGCGAGGTCGGCGAACGCCTGCGGGCCGAGCGCAA is drawn from Azoarcus sp. DN11 and contains these coding sequences:
- a CDS encoding response regulator; translation: MGARILVIEDNAPNRNLMSYLITAFGHTPITAENGVSGIETAEREKPDLIVCDIQMPGIDGYEVARRLKGDPCLEPIPLVAVTAYAMVGDQERVLAAGFDGYIPKPIVPRAFVGQLEVFLHRRRRTGNGRKAPAPPGDGP